The following is a genomic window from Adhaeribacter radiodurans.
ATCAGCACAGGCCTTCACCCAGGAAAAAAAATCTACTTCTGCTTTAAATTCAGCACTGTTTAGGTAATCAAATTCCATACCCGGAATAAAAAGGAAATCTTCTTGCTGTAAGTAAGCTTCTATATAAGGTAATACCTTTCCCATGGGTAATCCCGCACTGCTTACATTTTCAGGTTGGTAGGAGTAGAATTCTAAACTTACCTCCAGGCCATAAGCCTTGGCTTCGGTAAAAACCTGGAGGGGACCCGCCAAATCCAACAATTCTACGCAGGGAGGAATTATAAAAGCTATTTTCACAGTTGTAAGCGATTAGTTGAAGAATAATGATGGGTATAAAGCCTTCTTTAAAGCATCAATAAAAGATACTTTTTGGTAAAGAAAGAGGTTAATTTACTTTTGAAAGTATGGTTTTAGTAAATTTCTCTTCTTAATTATAATCTAACATGAGCTTAACCGATTTTTGAAAATTGGAGCCATACTGCCTTTTAATCCGGTCCAGGCAAACAAGAAAAGGATATTGTAACGATTCTCTTTGATACATAACCAACTCTTTGTGGGCGATTAAGCTAGCCGCCTTTCTGGAAAAATTTTCCGGTCTTAAAACATGCAATTCGTCTAAGGTTTTTACTGGTAAATTGGCGGTAGGCAGTAAAGTTAAACCATACTGCGACGTTACCGATGTACCATTTAGAACAAAAGTATTCAGGGAAGCCGGAAAAGTGCGGGTATAGGTATCTAACACCGAAGCCAATTCAAATTCATTGATACTATCCTGCAAGAGAACACCCAAATTCTTGTCTTTTTTGAATAACACCTTTTTTGCAATAGTAAGAACGGCGGAAGTATTGAATGGTAAATTTTGGTGAATGGTTTTAATTTCCGCATGCGGATAATGCACTTGTTTCATTACTTTTTCCATTACCGATTTCCCAAATACTTCTTCAATAACCGCTAAACTTCCTTCGGTAGCATTGGATACGCCGGCGGTGCTGTACAGATTATTACTTTTGGTGTAACTTACCTGCTGAACCCAATTACCCTTTGGGTAAAGTTTTTTGGCCTTGTTCCAATCGCTGGAATGAGTGGTTATTGGTTTGCCATCGTACAAACTGGTTGCCGCAGCCGTTACGGAGCCGTCGCATACAGCTAGAATAATGTTATCGCCGGTATATTGTTGCTTTATCCAGGCTACTGTGGTGGGGTTTGGGGGTGTTTTAAGATAAACGGTTTGGTTCGGAATAACAATTACATCTGATTTCAGGCGCAAGGAATCTATTTCGGAAAAGGAGAAATGGGGAAGAATAAAAAGACTATTTACTAATAAAATAGGCGCTTTTCTCTCGGATACAACGTAAACATTTGCTTTTTCAGTCGCATTAAATAAATAGTAGGGCGCCATTAGGTCAAACATCTCCGTTCCGTTATTCTCCGCTACAATAAATACGGTCTTTTTTTCTTTATCAAAAGTTGGGTGCGACCAGGGCATGTTATTTTTGCCGGTATAAACTTTTAAACCTTGGGCAATAACCGGTTGCAGGGCCAGGTAGCCCAAGAAGCTAAGCACCAAAAGGCTGGTGATAATAGAGAACACGATTGTCTTTGTCTTTTTCATTTGTTTATTGGATTTAAGGTTACACGATTAGAACTCGAGGGATGAAAAAGTAGATTAACTTATTCGTTTTCATCACGTTGTAAAATTAAACCCTGAAAGAGGAGTTTGAAAGGACAGGTTAGCGTCCATTTCGGACAAATAATTGTATGAAAGAGGACATGGGATGCTACTTTGCTTTTACTTACAATTAAGTTAGGCTCTGAAGGTTATAATTATTAAAAATAGAAAGGCACAATTTCCTTATTCTGAAAAAGACAATAGCTGTTGGAATGAAAATTAGGTAAAGAAGCAGAAATACTTCCCTTTACAAATAATAAGTGATAATTGGTATAGAAGCAACCGTTAATTAGTATATAGATAGCTGTTTCTATTCATACCTATATTGTACTAGCCGAGTTGTAGGTCGGGTATTCTTAGGTTATTGTTCAGAAAAATTGGCTGCATGTCTATCTCCTACCTGGCTAACCAGGTTCCATAATAGCTTTGTAAATAAGGCCCTGTTTAATAGATTTGCTTAGGCTTTAACCGACATTGTATAAAATAGCTTCAGGCACCTTGGCCTCCTCGAAAGCAAAAATCCGCATGTAACATTGGTAGTTCAAGCTTTTAGTAAATTTTTATCTTAAACTTAAGGGAGCGTGCATACTTTTTTAATGCTTTTAGTTTAAGGCTACTTGTTCATTAGTTACCTGTATAATTCCTTTCATTACCTGCCAGTGACCTGGAAATGAACAGATAAAAGGATACATTCCAGGTTTGGATGGTGATTTAAAATTCAGGCGAAAGCTTTTACCGGCATTAACCAACGGAGTCGCAAATAAAACTTCGGGCAAGTCAGGTACAAAGTTTTTTTCATACCCGTCTTTTAAACTGGCCATAGCATCAGCGGCTTTTCCCACTTTCTCCATACTTCCCGGCATAACAATTACTACATTATGCGCCATCTGATCGCGGTTCTCAAAAATAAGCGAAATAAGCTTATTCGCCGGAATAGTAATTGTTGATTTGTCAAACAACATTTTTCCTGGAAGCGAAGCCAAATGAATAACCAATCCCTCCTTTTTTGGACTAGACGACTTGGCTGCATTGACGTTACGAATCTGATCGGAAGTTGGAAGTACTTTCAGATTATTCCGGAACTGAGTTACCGCGGTAACATTCTCTAATGCGGTATAATCCTCTTGGGAAAGAGCCCGGTAGGAAAAGGAATGCCACATCGGATCATCTTTTACAAAGTACTCCGTTGCATCTAAGTCCTTTTGCGAAGCTAGCGGGCGCAGTAAGCGATTTGCTTTTTCGGGTTCATTGGCCAGAAAAGCTTTATCTTTCCGGAACATTGCCATCCAAACGGGTTTCAGATGTTTAAACGATTCCGCTAAAGCATAATCTATATAATCATCTGTGGGTAGCTCCGTAGTCGCTAATAAAGCTTTTACCACTGCTTCTGATGGAAAATTACTTAAGGCCGCAATAGCTTCTACCCTTACGCGCGGGGCTGGGTCCTGCGACATGGTAATTAACTTCTTCTCCGCGCCTTTTATCTTTTCTTTTTGATAAAACAATACCCGGGTGGCCGCTGCTCTTATCGAATAATCCTTACTTTTTAAAAGCTCTGCG
Proteins encoded in this region:
- a CDS encoding DJ-1/PfpI family protein, producing MKKTKTIVFSIITSLLVLSFLGYLALQPVIAQGLKVYTGKNNMPWSHPTFDKEKKTVFIVAENNGTEMFDLMAPYYLFNATEKANVYVVSERKAPILLVNSLFILPHFSFSEIDSLRLKSDVIVIPNQTVYLKTPPNPTTVAWIKQQYTGDNIILAVCDGSVTAAATSLYDGKPITTHSSDWNKAKKLYPKGNWVQQVSYTKSNNLYSTAGVSNATEGSLAVIEEVFGKSVMEKVMKQVHYPHAEIKTIHQNLPFNTSAVLTIAKKVLFKKDKNLGVLLQDSINEFELASVLDTYTRTFPASLNTFVLNGTSVTSQYGLTLLPTANLPVKTLDELHVLRPENFSRKAASLIAHKELVMYQRESLQYPFLVCLDRIKRQYGSNFQKSVKLMLDYN